In Tissierellales bacterium, the genomic window AGGTAGATTTTCTAATTCAGGGTTAGCAATTATATAAGGACGTCCAGTTTCCGGAGATTGTTGTTTTTTTTCAACTCCTGCAAGTTTTTCAGTGCCATTTATATAGGTATAAAGCCTAAGGGCAGAACCTATGACTACCACCTTATCAATTGGGCCTTCTAAGCTTATATCCCTACCTGCCATATCTGTTATTTCCAGGGTATTAGTATTACTGGCTTCAGTCAGATTCTCTTTATGGTCTTGATTGTTTCCTGATTGTGTACATCCAGATAGTACTGACATAGAAAGTAATATTATTGTTAATAATATACTTATTTTCTTTTTCATTTTCATCTTTCCTTTCTTAATTATATTTATATTGGAATAATTACAGGAATACCTGAATAATCTTTTATTACTACATCTAGGTTATATACACTTTTAATTGATTCTGGATTTAAAATTCCTGCATCTCCCCAATCAAAAAGTTCACCTTCTTTTAGTAAAAGAAATTTATTAGCAAAACGTAGGGCCAAATTTAAATCATGCATAGTAATTATTGCTGAAATTTTTTGTGTATCAATTATCTCTCTAATTGTACTAAGAACTTCCATTTGATTTTTTAAATCTAAATTACTAGTTGGTTCATCCATTAATAAAACTTTCGGCTGTTGAACAAGGGCCCTAGCTATAATAACTTTTTGTAACTCACCCCCACTTAATTCATTGGTATAACGCATTGAATAATCCTCTAATTCTAGTAAATGTAAAACTTCCTCTACAACCTTAATATCTTCTTGTTCTAGATCCCATTTAATATATGGCCTTCTTCCAAGCAAAACAAAATCAAAGACTGTTTGCGTTGAGTAACTATGACTCTGTGGCACATATGCAATGTTTTTAGCTAATTCTACCTCTTCTAGTACAGAGTTATCTGTACCATTTATATATACAGTTCCTGATTGAGGTTTTAATATTCTGTTTAGACATTTTAAAAGTGTGGATTTACCTGCTCCATTAGTTCCCAAGATTGCTAGTAAATCTCCTTCTTTTAATGAAAATGTTATATCATGAAGAACATCATTTTTAGGATATGAAAAGCTTATATTTTCGGCCAATAAAGTCATTGATTTATGTCCCCCTTTATAAGAAAATAAAGAAATAATGGTGCCCCAAGAAAAGATGTTACAGCACCTACTGGTAAAATTTGTGGTGATATAACTATACGTGCCAATGTATCTGATATAAGTAATATAAGTGACCCCATAATGGCTGATGCAGGTATGAGATATTTGTTATTACTACCAATTAATTTTTTTGTAATTTGGGGACAAATTAAACCTATAAATCCTATAATACCTAAAAATGATACGGTAACGGCAGTAATAATGGAAGCTATAAACATTCCACCAAGCCTTATTTTTTCCACATCTACCCCTAGACTCTTAGCTATTTCATCTCCAGCGTCTAGTGCATTATAATCCCATCGATGGTATATGAAATAAGCCATAGATAAAAGGATTAAAATACCCATTATTAAAATTTCATTCCAAGAGGCCCGACCTAAATCTCCAAAAGTCCAGAAGACGACGGCTGCTATTTTAGTTGTGTCTTTTGAAAAGTACTGAATAATCATAGTACCTGCTGAAAATAGAGAACTTAGTGCGGCACCTGCTAATATAATACTCTGAGTAGAAAAATGGCTTAACTTTGATAATAATATAATCAATAGGGTTGAAATTATGGAAAAGAACATTGCACAAATCGTAACAATATGAGGATTATAGATTTGTATTTCACCCAATCCAGTGCTAACTACAGTACCTGCACCTAGTAAAATAATAGCAATATTAGCACCAAAGGCAGCTGCATGTGATATTCCAAGGGTGGAAGGAGATGCCAGAGGATTTTTTAAATTATTTTGCATAATACATCCTGCCATTGACAATCCTGCACCTGCTAACATACCCAACACTACCCTTGGCATACGAATATTTCTTATAATAGAGACTGATTTGGTATTTCCTAAACCAAAGATAGCTAGAATTACCTCCCTTGGTTTAAGACTAGTTGCACCTGCAGTTATAGCCCAGAAAAATGCAAGAATTGTTAAAATCAATAAAGAAGTAATAATAAATTTCTTTTTGTTTGTATATTGTTTATATTCATTATTTTGAAAAGGTATTTTTCTATACTTCTTAGTATCCACAGTTTACCAACCCCTAGAATATTCATTAAAGCAATCAAGACAAACTTTTTTTCCCTCTTGAAGTCGCAGTTTATGTTCTGGTGCGCCTTCATTACATTTTTCACATATAATGGTAGTAAATCTTCTAGCTTTCTCTGGTAATTTCACATTAACTTTTTCAATTTTAAAGACATTTTCTGATGGTGCCTCTAAAATATATCGTTGTTTTTCTTCCCTTTCCATTTTTTTCTCATCATGTTTCAACATTAATCTAATTGCATCACAATTTTTTCTGTTTATAAATGTAAAGGCCATCTTTCCAGTATCCTTTAAAATTAAATTTCCCTTTCCTATTGTGCAACTAGTTAGAACTTGAACAGCATCTACTCCACAGGCATCATTTTCTGTTATACATATTATTTCTTCATCTTGAGAAAAATTAAAATGCATTTTCTCTTTTGCTATTTCAGTTGCCCTAAATCCAATGGC contains:
- a CDS encoding iron ABC transporter permease; protein product: MDTKKYRKIPFQNNEYKQYTNKKKFIITSLLILTILAFFWAITAGATSLKPREVILAIFGLGNTKSVSIIRNIRMPRVVLGMLAGAGLSMAGCIMQNNLKNPLASPSTLGISHAAAFGANIAIILLGAGTVVSTGLGEIQIYNPHIVTICAMFFSIISTLLIILLSKLSHFSTQSIILAGAALSSLFSAGTMIIQYFSKDTTKIAAVVFWTFGDLGRASWNEILIMGILILLSMAYFIYHRWDYNALDAGDEIAKSLGVDVEKIRLGGMFIASIITAVTVSFLGIIGFIGLICPQITKKLIGSNNKYLIPASAIMGSLILLISDTLARIVISPQILPVGAVTSFLGAPLFLYFLIKGDINQ
- a CDS encoding FmdE family protein, with the protein product MNKVLWEKCVEFHGHECPGLAIGFRATEIAKEKMHFNFSQDEEIICITENDACGVDAVQVLTSCTIGKGNLILKDTGKMAFTFINRKNCDAIRLMLKHDEKKMEREEKQRYILEAPSENVFKIEKVNVKLPEKARRFTTIICEKCNEGAPEHKLRLQEGKKVCLDCFNEYSRGW
- a CDS encoding ABC transporter ATP-binding protein, with product MTLLAENISFSYPKNDVLHDITFSLKEGDLLAILGTNGAGKSTLLKCLNRILKPQSGTVYINGTDNSVLEEVELAKNIAYVPQSHSYSTQTVFDFVLLGRRPYIKWDLEQEDIKVVEEVLHLLELEDYSMRYTNELSGGELQKVIIARALVQQPKVLLMDEPTSNLDLKNQMEVLSTIREIIDTQKISAIITMHDLNLALRFANKFLLLKEGELFDWGDAGILNPESIKSVYNLDVVIKDYSGIPVIIPI